Proteins found in one Gordonia sp. PDNC005 genomic segment:
- a CDS encoding NAD-dependent epimerase/dehydratase family protein produces MSEDTEKHVPRSVLVTGASTFLGGYLVARLAANPEIDRVVAVDSRVPRKDLLRRMGRAEFLRLDIRRPAIAKAIATYEVDTVVHAAPSIMDNVEHSAAIKELNVVGSMQVCAACQRSPSVKRLIMRSSSMVYGATSKDPASFTEGTRARKEPRNGYGRDLIDVEGYVRGLSRRRQDIDVTILRYQSMLGPRIKTRMGGYLSMPLVPTAFGFSPRLQFLHEEDALAAMEHATLNRKPGTFNVAGDGVVSLGQAVHRAGHIQLPVAPSLIPPLIGVLQDGGVPMIRSEHTAYLTYGRVLDNTRMRTEFGFEPKFTTLETLDDFITRGKTEPVLSADAWRGFEARAVATATALQ; encoded by the coding sequence ATGAGCGAAGACACCGAGAAGCACGTGCCGCGATCTGTGCTCGTCACCGGCGCGTCGACGTTCCTCGGCGGCTACCTGGTCGCGAGGCTCGCGGCGAACCCGGAGATCGACCGAGTGGTGGCCGTCGACTCACGGGTGCCGCGCAAAGACCTCCTGCGACGCATGGGCCGTGCGGAGTTCCTACGGCTGGACATTCGACGCCCCGCCATCGCCAAGGCGATCGCCACGTACGAGGTCGACACTGTTGTCCACGCGGCGCCGTCGATCATGGACAACGTCGAGCACTCGGCGGCGATCAAGGAGCTCAACGTCGTCGGCTCCATGCAGGTGTGTGCGGCGTGCCAGCGCAGCCCTTCGGTCAAGCGGCTCATCATGCGCTCGAGCTCGATGGTGTACGGCGCGACGTCCAAAGACCCGGCGTCGTTCACCGAAGGCACCCGCGCTCGCAAGGAGCCGCGCAACGGCTACGGGCGCGATCTGATCGACGTCGAAGGGTACGTGCGCGGTCTGTCGCGTAGGCGCCAGGACATCGACGTCACGATTCTCCGCTACCAGTCGATGCTGGGGCCACGGATCAAGACCCGCATGGGCGGCTACCTGTCGATGCCGCTGGTCCCGACCGCGTTCGGATTCTCGCCGCGGTTGCAGTTCCTGCACGAGGAGGACGCACTCGCCGCGATGGAGCACGCGACTCTCAACCGGAAGCCGGGAACGTTCAACGTCGCGGGTGACGGCGTGGTGAGTCTGGGCCAGGCGGTTCATCGTGCGGGCCACATCCAGTTGCCAGTGGCTCCGAGTCTGATCCCGCCCTTGATCGGCGTTCTGCAGGACGGTGGAGTGCCCATGATCCGATCGGAGCACACCGCCTACCTGACGTACGGGCGCGTCCTGGACAACACCCGGATGCGGACGGAGTTCGGATTCGAGCCGAAGTTCACGACGCTTGAGACCCTCGACGACTTCATCACCCGCGGAAAGACGGAACCGGTGTTGTCCGCCGACGCGTGGCGCGGCTTCGAGGCCAGGGCTGTGGCGACCGCCACGGCACTGCAATGA
- a CDS encoding AURKAIP1/COX24 domain-containing protein: protein MGSVIKKRRKRMSKKKHRKLLRRTRVQRRKLGK, encoded by the coding sequence ATGGGTTCCGTTATCAAGAAGCGCCGCAAGCGCATGTCGAAGAAGAAGCACCGCAAGCTGCTCCGCCGCACACGTGTGCAGCGTCGTAAACTCGGCAAGTGA
- a CDS encoding helix-turn-helix domain-containing protein, protein MAAEKPGERNEFADRGVANASSASQFLTVAEVASLMRVSKMTVYRLVHNGELPAVRVGRSFRVHAKAVHEYLETSYFDAG, encoded by the coding sequence ATGGCTGCAGAAAAGCCGGGTGAACGGAACGAATTCGCCGATCGTGGAGTTGCGAATGCATCTTCCGCCTCGCAGTTCCTCACCGTCGCAGAAGTCGCGTCGCTCATGCGCGTGTCCAAGATGACCGTGTACCGCCTGGTGCACAACGGCGAGCTGCCTGCCGTTCGCGTGGGACGTTCGTTCCGTGTGCACGCCAAGGCGGTTCACGAATACCTCGAGACGTCGTACTTCGACGCCGGATAG
- the proC gene encoding pyrroline-5-carboxylate reductase, translating to MSERVAIIGGGKIGEALLAGLINAGKPVKDLVVVERSKARSAELIEDYGVRVTTDVADAASGAQVVFIAVKPDAVDSVLPPLAKADDSGDDERITITLVAGIPAERYEASLPAGSPVIRVMPNTPMLVNEAMCAVSPGRYANDDQVAVAVRLLESVGKVMVVPEKSLDAVTAISGSGPAYFFLMVEAMIDSGVALGLTRQQSAELAVQTVKGSGVLLAESGLTAVDLRAAVTSPGGTTAAALREFERYGLRHAVNEATAACAKTSARMARRPEVEG from the coding sequence ATGAGCGAGCGGGTAGCGATCATCGGCGGCGGCAAGATCGGTGAGGCGCTGCTCGCCGGCCTGATCAACGCAGGGAAGCCGGTGAAGGACCTCGTCGTCGTCGAGCGATCCAAGGCCCGGTCCGCGGAACTGATCGAGGACTACGGCGTCCGTGTCACGACGGACGTCGCCGACGCCGCGAGCGGCGCGCAGGTCGTGTTCATCGCGGTGAAACCGGACGCCGTCGACTCGGTGCTCCCGCCGCTCGCGAAGGCAGACGACTCCGGTGACGACGAACGGATCACGATCACTCTCGTCGCGGGCATCCCCGCGGAACGTTACGAGGCGTCGCTGCCCGCCGGTTCGCCGGTGATCCGCGTCATGCCGAACACGCCGATGCTGGTGAACGAGGCCATGTGCGCCGTCAGCCCAGGGCGCTACGCGAACGACGATCAGGTGGCCGTCGCGGTGCGCCTGCTGGAGTCGGTCGGCAAGGTGATGGTGGTCCCGGAGAAGTCGCTGGACGCGGTCACTGCGATCTCCGGGTCGGGACCTGCGTACTTCTTCTTGATGGTCGAGGCGATGATCGACTCGGGCGTTGCGCTCGGCCTGACGCGTCAGCAGTCGGCGGAACTCGCGGTTCAGACGGTGAAGGGTTCGGGTGTGCTTCTTGCTGAGTCGGGTCTGACAGCCGTCGATCTGCGCGCTGCGGTCACCTCACCTGGTGGAACGACGGCTGCGGCGCTCCGCGAGTTCGAACGCTACGGCCTCCGGCATGCGGTGAACGAAGCGACCGCGGCCTGCGCGAAGACCAGTGCACGCATGGCACGTCGACCCGAAGTTGAGGGTTGA
- a CDS encoding thioesterase family protein — MTKLADLLRLETLARGADGSSITYAAVIDEAFTIGPKVHGGSLQMVVTRAARAALGDLAAPDADPALVEGVTAIAVASDFLAAPDPADVAVHVSIIKRGRTVSLARVEVTQNERTMVTSTVTLGRLDEGEPAYRAEGLLAGMPVEPTSDGLGVSDSPVGEVMHLGVAADFVLDAGSFPVARGEKGDPVIRGWVRAKDIDQQPADLGLDLPVLVCDISPPVVMNLGLFGWAPTVQLTTYVRRLPAPGWLRYEASTVEVGRGMFSEDHLVVDSTGAVVAQSRQLALIPARR, encoded by the coding sequence ATGACCAAACTCGCCGACCTCCTGCGTCTGGAGACGCTCGCCCGTGGTGCGGACGGCTCGTCCATCACTTACGCGGCAGTCATCGACGAGGCGTTCACGATCGGCCCGAAGGTGCACGGAGGCAGCCTGCAGATGGTCGTCACGCGTGCGGCCCGTGCCGCGCTCGGTGATCTCGCCGCACCCGACGCCGACCCCGCACTCGTCGAGGGTGTCACCGCCATCGCGGTGGCGAGTGACTTCCTCGCGGCACCCGACCCGGCGGACGTCGCGGTCCACGTCTCGATCATCAAACGAGGGAGGACCGTGTCCCTCGCGCGCGTCGAGGTGACCCAGAACGAGCGGACCATGGTGACCTCGACTGTCACTCTCGGACGTCTCGACGAGGGCGAACCGGCCTACCGCGCCGAGGGTCTGCTCGCGGGGATGCCCGTCGAGCCGACGTCGGACGGACTGGGAGTCTCCGACAGTCCCGTCGGTGAGGTGATGCACCTCGGTGTGGCCGCCGACTTCGTCCTCGACGCGGGTTCGTTCCCCGTTGCGCGGGGTGAGAAGGGCGATCCGGTGATCCGCGGGTGGGTCCGGGCCAAGGACATCGATCAGCAGCCTGCCGACCTCGGGCTGGACCTTCCGGTTCTGGTCTGCGACATCTCACCGCCTGTGGTCATGAACCTCGGCCTGTTCGGCTGGGCGCCGACCGTGCAATTGACCACCTACGTCCGACGGCTCCCCGCCCCGGGCTGGCTGCGGTACGAGGCGTCGACAGTCGAAGTGGGACGCGGCATGTTCTCCGAGGACCACCTCGTGGTGGACTCGACCGGTGCGGTGGTCGCGCAGTCGCGACAGCTCGCGCTGATTCCGGCTCGTCGCTGA
- a CDS encoding sugar phosphate isomerase/epimerase: MSQLRFPIPIGLSTASVYPQNTEAAFAYANELGYDGVELMVWGEAVSQDIPQVARLSHRYQVPVLSVHAPCLLISQRVWGRDPKAKLARSVRAAEELGAATVVVHPPFRWQRDYVAAFDDLVAELESTSDVSVAVENMFPMRADRLFGGGTRPAQRMAQRGGGPGASASAFGKPIDPTSVGYDNYTLDLSHVATAGDDALAMADRMGRGLKHLHLTDGTGAAHDEHLIPGDGTQPCIEVCRRLAESDFDGSVVLEVHTSGAKTKNERAAMLARSLEFARTHLERDR; encoded by the coding sequence GTGAGCCAACTGCGTTTCCCGATTCCGATCGGCCTCTCGACGGCGTCCGTGTACCCGCAGAACACCGAGGCGGCTTTCGCGTACGCCAACGAACTCGGCTACGACGGGGTGGAGCTGATGGTGTGGGGCGAGGCGGTCAGCCAGGACATTCCGCAGGTCGCCCGCTTGTCGCACAGGTACCAGGTGCCGGTGCTGTCGGTGCACGCTCCCTGCCTGCTGATCTCCCAGCGGGTGTGGGGACGCGACCCGAAAGCCAAGCTCGCCCGATCGGTGCGCGCGGCGGAGGAACTCGGAGCGGCGACGGTCGTCGTGCATCCCCCGTTCCGGTGGCAGCGCGACTACGTCGCAGCGTTCGACGACCTCGTCGCCGAACTGGAGTCGACGTCCGACGTGTCCGTGGCAGTGGAGAACATGTTCCCGATGCGCGCGGATCGTCTGTTCGGCGGGGGGACGCGTCCGGCCCAGCGGATGGCGCAACGCGGTGGCGGTCCAGGGGCCAGTGCGTCGGCGTTCGGCAAGCCGATCGACCCGACATCGGTCGGCTACGACAACTACACCCTCGACCTGTCACACGTCGCGACGGCGGGTGACGATGCCCTCGCCATGGCCGACCGGATGGGCCGGGGCCTCAAGCATCTGCATCTGACGGACGGCACAGGCGCTGCTCACGACGAACATCTGATCCCCGGCGACGGAACCCAGCCGTGCATCGAGGTGTGCCGCAGACTCGCCGAGAGCGACTTCGACGGTTCCGTGGTCCTCGAAGTGCACACGTCGGGAGCGAAGACGAAGAATGAGCGTGCCGCGATGCTCGCCCGGTCACTCGAGTTCGCGCGAACTCACCTCGAACGCGACAGGTAG
- a CDS encoding Ppx/GppA phosphatase family protein — MRLGVLDVGSNTVHLLVVDAHRGGHPNPMSSTKAVLRLAEEIDENGRMRDSGSRALVSTIEDFTRIATSSGCEQVMAFATSAVRDATNCDEVLRKVKNASGLDLQVLEGIDESRLTSLAVRRWYGWSAGRILAFDIGGGSLEMSNGVDEEPDVALSLPLGAGRLTREWLQGDPPSRRRVSVLRDWLDAELKEPAKELRAAGKADLAVGSSKTFRSLARLTGAAPSGAGPRVKRTLTVSGLRQLTAFISRMTTADRAELEGVSADRAPQIVAGALVAEAAMRALGVDTLDICPWALREGVILRRLDSEPAGAMTTN, encoded by the coding sequence GTGAGACTTGGAGTGCTCGACGTTGGCAGCAATACCGTGCACCTGCTTGTGGTCGACGCTCATCGGGGTGGACATCCCAACCCGATGAGTTCGACCAAAGCGGTGCTGCGGCTCGCGGAGGAGATCGACGAGAACGGACGCATGCGTGACTCCGGCTCCCGCGCGCTGGTCTCCACGATCGAGGACTTCACCCGTATCGCCACGTCATCCGGCTGTGAGCAAGTCATGGCGTTCGCGACCTCGGCGGTACGCGACGCCACCAACTGCGATGAAGTGCTCCGCAAGGTCAAGAACGCGTCCGGCCTCGATCTACAGGTGCTCGAAGGCATCGACGAGTCACGTCTGACGTCGCTTGCCGTCCGACGGTGGTACGGGTGGAGCGCGGGACGCATCCTCGCCTTCGACATCGGCGGGGGAAGCCTCGAGATGTCGAACGGCGTCGACGAAGAACCGGATGTGGCGCTGTCGCTGCCGCTCGGCGCAGGCCGACTCACCCGGGAATGGCTGCAGGGCGACCCGCCCAGCAGGCGGCGTGTCTCAGTTCTGCGTGACTGGCTCGACGCCGAGCTGAAGGAACCCGCGAAGGAACTCCGCGCGGCGGGCAAGGCCGACCTGGCAGTCGGATCGTCCAAGACGTTCCGCTCCCTCGCTCGCCTGACCGGTGCCGCACCTTCCGGTGCAGGTCCACGCGTCAAGCGGACCCTGACCGTCAGCGGACTGCGCCAGCTCACCGCCTTCATCTCCCGGATGACGACGGCCGACCGCGCTGAACTCGAAGGAGTCAGCGCCGACCGAGCCCCGCAGATCGTCGCAGGCGCGCTGGTGGCGGAGGCCGCAATGCGGGCGCTCGGAGTCGATACACTGGACATCTGCCCGTGGGCTCTGCGGGAAGGTGTCATCTTGCGCCGCCTCGATTCGGAGCCCGCAGGCGCGATGACCACCAACTGA
- a CDS encoding response regulator transcription factor: MTHVLIVEDEESLADPLAFLLRKEGFEASIVNDGTQALPAFERINPDIVLLDLMLPGVSGTEICKLIRAKSATPVIMVTARDSEIDKVVGLELGADDYVTKPYSARELIARIRAVLRRGGVVADDEDAAIGVIEVGPVRMDVQRHTVSVSGTDVTLPLKEFDLLEYLLRNSGRVLTRSQLIDRVWGADYVGDTKTLDVHVKRLRSKVEPDSSQPRHLITVRGLGYKFEP, encoded by the coding sequence TTGACGCACGTACTGATCGTCGAGGATGAAGAATCGCTGGCCGACCCGCTGGCCTTCCTACTCCGCAAAGAGGGTTTCGAGGCGAGCATCGTCAACGACGGGACGCAGGCGCTGCCCGCGTTCGAGCGCATCAACCCGGACATCGTCCTGCTCGACCTCATGCTCCCCGGCGTGTCGGGCACTGAGATCTGCAAGCTGATCCGCGCCAAGTCGGCGACGCCGGTCATCATGGTGACCGCCCGTGACAGCGAGATCGACAAGGTCGTCGGCCTGGAGCTGGGCGCCGACGATTACGTCACCAAGCCGTACTCGGCGCGTGAACTGATCGCCCGCATCCGCGCAGTGCTGCGCCGCGGGGGAGTGGTGGCCGACGACGAGGACGCAGCGATCGGCGTCATCGAGGTCGGACCGGTCCGCATGGACGTGCAGCGACACACCGTCAGCGTCAGTGGCACCGACGTGACGCTGCCGCTGAAGGAGTTCGACCTCCTCGAGTATCTGCTGCGCAACTCGGGTCGAGTCCTGACACGCAGCCAGCTCATCGATCGAGTGTGGGGCGCCGACTACGTCGGAGACACCAAGACGCTCGATGTGCACGTCAAGCGTCTGCGCTCGAAGGTGGAGCCCGACTCGTCCCAACCCCGGCACCTCATCACCGTGCGCGGTCTCGGCTACAAATTCGAGCCGTGA
- a CDS encoding ATP-binding protein has product MSETSGDRLIDGAAAGRFGPANVDASYLHALQPQDVSRSDLLTLMVAHSETGIVVVDEYHNVVVYNDRAADLGMVRDVLADGVAEAVSEVFTTGVDRHFDFSPPQSSLGFVSTGRTVHRPVETVRCVASLAALTGQRYVLVYGDDDSTNQRVEATRRDFAANVSHELKTPLGAISLMAEAMLESRDDPAAVEHFGRRVLKEATRMGSLVNELIGLSRLQDGAIADFVRVDIDALVDDAVAAAGVTAEIAEIDLVTDGPSRVSVQADRTLLLTALSNLLVNAINHSPTGEVVSVSRKRVVIDDLDMIAIAITDRGIGIAPVDQQRVFERFYRVDKARSRATGGTGLGLAIVKHVAASHGGHIGLWSKPGTGSTFSLYIPIDPDKEEELSL; this is encoded by the coding sequence GTGTCCGAGACCAGCGGTGACCGCTTGATCGATGGTGCCGCAGCCGGCCGCTTCGGCCCGGCGAACGTCGACGCCTCCTACCTTCACGCCCTCCAGCCCCAAGACGTCTCGCGGAGTGACTTGCTGACCTTGATGGTCGCGCACTCGGAGACCGGCATCGTCGTCGTCGACGAATACCACAACGTGGTCGTCTACAACGACCGAGCAGCAGACCTCGGGATGGTCCGGGACGTACTGGCCGACGGGGTCGCCGAAGCGGTCTCCGAGGTCTTCACCACCGGCGTGGACCGGCACTTCGACTTCTCGCCTCCGCAGTCGTCGCTCGGCTTCGTCTCCACCGGCCGGACGGTGCACCGCCCTGTGGAGACCGTGCGGTGTGTTGCGAGCCTCGCGGCCCTCACCGGGCAGCGCTACGTCCTCGTGTACGGCGACGACGACTCCACCAATCAGCGTGTCGAGGCCACTCGCCGTGACTTCGCGGCGAACGTCTCCCACGAGTTGAAGACACCTCTCGGCGCCATCAGTTTGATGGCCGAGGCGATGCTCGAGTCCCGTGACGATCCGGCCGCCGTCGAGCACTTCGGTCGCCGCGTCCTCAAAGAGGCCACGCGCATGGGCTCGCTCGTCAACGAGTTGATCGGCCTGTCTCGGTTGCAGGACGGAGCGATCGCCGACTTCGTGCGCGTCGACATCGACGCCCTCGTCGACGACGCCGTCGCCGCTGCGGGCGTCACCGCGGAGATCGCCGAGATCGACCTCGTCACCGACGGGCCGTCGCGGGTGTCCGTGCAGGCGGACCGCACTTTGCTGCTCACCGCTCTCAGCAACCTGCTGGTCAATGCGATCAATCATTCGCCGACCGGCGAAGTCGTGTCGGTGAGCCGCAAGCGGGTCGTCATCGACGACCTCGACATGATCGCGATCGCGATCACCGACCGAGGCATAGGCATCGCCCCGGTCGATCAGCAGCGAGTGTTCGAACGCTTCTACCGCGTCGACAAGGCACGTTCGCGCGCAACCGGCGGGACCGGTCTCGGTCTCGCCATCGTCAAGCACGTGGCAGCCAGCCATGGCGGCCACATCGGGCTGTGGAGCAAGCCGGGCACCGGCTCCACGTTCAGCCTGTACATCCCCATCGACCCGGACAAAGAAGAGGAACTTTCGCTTTGA
- a CDS encoding GNAT family N-acetyltransferase, producing the protein MADGTISVTHLAERERYRADLENDDGDALEVGYVDYTQDGDRLALTHTVVYDRFGGRGFAADLVKHVLDDVRSKNQTVVPVCSYVVRYLEKHPEYSDLVAS; encoded by the coding sequence ATGGCTGACGGGACGATTTCGGTGACGCATCTGGCCGAGCGTGAGCGCTACCGCGCTGACCTCGAGAACGACGACGGCGACGCGCTGGAGGTCGGATACGTCGACTACACGCAGGACGGCGATCGACTCGCCTTGACGCACACGGTGGTCTACGACCGCTTCGGTGGACGCGGCTTCGCCGCAGACCTCGTCAAGCACGTCCTCGACGACGTGCGCTCCAAGAACCAGACCGTGGTGCCCGTCTGCTCGTACGTGGTGCGTTACCTGGAGAAGCATCCGGAGTACTCGGATCTCGTCGCATCCTGA
- a CDS encoding phosphoglyceromutase produces the protein MSNGTLILMRHGESEWNASNQFTGWVDVALTDKGRAEAVRAGELLVEHNLLPDVLYTSLLRRAITTAQLALDAADRHWIPVVRDWRLNERHYGALQGLNKAETKAKYGDEQFMLWRRSYDTPPPAIEADAEFSQTGDPRYDGIDVPLTECLLDVVERFIPYYTETIEADLRAGKTVLVAAHGNSLRALVKYLDGISDADIAELNIPTGNPLRYDLDENLRPVTPGGEYLDPEAAAAGAAAVAAQGESK, from the coding sequence ATGAGCAACGGCACTTTGATCTTGATGCGGCACGGCGAGAGCGAATGGAACGCGTCCAACCAGTTCACCGGCTGGGTCGACGTCGCCCTTACCGACAAGGGCCGCGCCGAAGCGGTCCGCGCGGGCGAACTGCTCGTTGAGCACAACCTGCTCCCCGACGTGCTCTACACGTCGCTCCTGCGTCGTGCGATCACCACCGCGCAGCTCGCGCTCGACGCCGCCGACCGGCACTGGATCCCCGTGGTCCGCGACTGGCGCCTGAACGAGCGTCACTACGGCGCACTTCAGGGCCTCAACAAGGCTGAGACCAAGGCGAAGTACGGCGACGAGCAGTTCATGCTGTGGCGCCGCAGCTACGACACTCCGCCGCCGGCCATCGAGGCCGACGCCGAGTTCAGCCAGACCGGGGACCCGCGGTACGACGGCATCGACGTGCCGCTCACCGAGTGCCTGCTCGACGTCGTGGAACGTTTCATCCCGTACTACACCGAGACGATCGAGGCCGATCTCCGCGCAGGCAAGACAGTTCTCGTCGCAGCGCACGGCAACTCTCTGCGGGCCCTCGTCAAATACCTCGACGGGATCTCCGACGCCGACATCGCGGAGCTGAACATCCCGACCGGCAACCCGTTGCGCTACGACCTCGACGAGAACCTCCGTCCGGTCACCCCGGGCGGTGAGTACCTCGATCCGGAGGCCGCTGCCGCAGGGGCGGCAGCCGTCGCCGCTCAGGGCGAGTCGAAGTAG
- a CDS encoding AMP-binding protein, whose protein sequence is MTIVSPFPNVEIPEVGVYDFLFSDLTDADRERIALIDPKSGTTTTYGQLVAQIDAAAGALAARGIGVGDVVAILSPNIPAFATVFHGVLRAGATATTLNALFTANEIRKQLVDSKARMIVTISLMAPQALEAARELGFDDADVVVLDGEGQAASGHPNAVDLLGAGLPAPDVTFDPSTHIAALPYSSGTTGNPKGVKLSHANLVSNVAQIRPLQGMKEDDVIIAVLPFFHIYGMTVLLNAALRARASLVIMPRFDLVEFLENIQERKVTYAFIAPPIAVALAKHPIIDNYDLSSLHTMVSGAAPLDSELGNAVAQRLNLRMLQGFGMSELSPVSHLIPFDGGTGTVGVEAPLASVGWAVPNSENRIVDPATGADVDQPGEGVSAPGELWVRGPNVMVGYLNNDAATAETITDDGWLRTGDMATVDASGCITIVDRLKELIKYKGYQVPPAELEALLLTHPQIADVAVIGVNDADGEEIPKAFVVTQPGAELTEDEVIAFTAERVAPYKKVRAVEFIETVPKSASGKILRKDLRK, encoded by the coding sequence ATGACCATCGTTTCCCCGTTCCCGAACGTCGAGATCCCGGAAGTCGGCGTTTACGACTTCCTGTTCTCGGATCTGACCGACGCCGATCGCGAGCGGATCGCGCTCATCGACCCGAAGTCGGGCACCACGACGACGTACGGACAGCTTGTCGCCCAGATCGATGCTGCCGCAGGTGCGTTGGCCGCGCGCGGGATCGGGGTGGGCGACGTCGTCGCGATCCTGTCGCCGAACATTCCGGCTTTCGCGACCGTCTTCCACGGAGTCCTGCGCGCCGGCGCCACTGCGACCACGCTCAATGCGCTCTTCACCGCGAATGAGATCCGCAAGCAACTCGTCGACTCGAAGGCGCGGATGATCGTCACGATCTCCCTGATGGCGCCGCAGGCGCTCGAAGCCGCACGTGAGCTGGGCTTCGACGACGCCGACGTCGTGGTGCTCGACGGTGAGGGGCAGGCCGCGAGCGGTCACCCGAACGCCGTCGACCTGCTCGGTGCGGGACTCCCCGCACCCGACGTCACCTTCGATCCGTCGACTCACATCGCCGCGCTCCCGTACAGCTCGGGCACCACCGGCAACCCGAAGGGCGTCAAGCTCAGCCACGCCAACCTGGTGTCGAACGTCGCGCAGATTCGCCCGCTGCAGGGAATGAAGGAAGACGATGTGATCATCGCCGTCCTGCCGTTCTTCCACATCTACGGCATGACGGTGCTGCTCAACGCCGCACTTCGCGCCCGCGCATCGCTGGTCATCATGCCGCGCTTCGACCTCGTCGAGTTCCTCGAGAACATCCAGGAACGCAAGGTCACCTATGCGTTCATCGCGCCGCCCATCGCCGTTGCGCTCGCCAAGCATCCGATCATCGACAACTACGACCTGTCGTCGCTGCACACGATGGTGTCCGGCGCCGCACCGCTCGACTCCGAGCTCGGCAACGCCGTCGCCCAGCGCCTGAACCTGCGGATGCTGCAGGGATTCGGCATGAGTGAACTGTCGCCCGTCAGTCACCTGATCCCGTTCGACGGCGGAACCGGAACCGTCGGAGTCGAAGCACCCCTCGCGTCGGTCGGCTGGGCCGTCCCGAACTCGGAGAATCGAATCGTCGACCCGGCCACCGGCGCCGACGTCGATCAGCCCGGCGAAGGCGTCTCGGCACCCGGTGAACTGTGGGTCCGCGGACCGAACGTCATGGTCGGGTACCTCAACAACGACGCCGCGACTGCCGAGACGATCACAGACGACGGTTGGCTGCGCACCGGCGACATGGCGACCGTCGACGCGTCAGGCTGCATCACGATCGTCGACCGCCTCAAGGAGCTCATCAAGTACAAGGGCTACCAGGTTCCGCCCGCCGAGCTCGAGGCGCTGCTGTTGACGCATCCGCAGATCGCCGACGTCGCCGTGATCGGAGTCAATGACGCCGACGGCGAGGAGATCCCGAAGGCGTTCGTCGTCACCCAGCCGGGCGCCGAGCTGACCGAGGACGAGGTCATCGCGTTCACCGCCGAGCGGGTCGCGCCGTACAAGAAGGTCCGTGCGGTCGAGTTCATCGAGACGGTCCCGAAGTCGGCGTCGGGCAAGATCCTGCGCAAGGACCTCCGCAAGTAA
- a CDS encoding YbjN domain-containing protein has product MPTSDANDLSEPLRAALDASGIDYARKSSGGAKSEHLVVELPGERKLKTTVLLTAAVNGVRVEAFVCRRPDEEFEAVYRYLLKRNRRLYGVAYTLDNAGDIYLIGRISADAVTQDEVDRVLGQVLEAADGDFNQILEIGFLTSIKREWAWRTARGEPMKNLEAFAHLIDPDDLPEIAPLDG; this is encoded by the coding sequence ATGCCAACATCCGACGCGAACGACCTTTCCGAGCCGCTGCGCGCCGCGCTCGACGCATCCGGGATCGATTACGCGCGCAAGTCGTCCGGCGGCGCGAAGTCGGAGCACCTCGTCGTGGAGCTGCCGGGTGAGCGAAAACTCAAGACCACCGTCCTGCTGACCGCGGCAGTCAATGGAGTGCGTGTTGAGGCCTTCGTGTGCCGCAGACCCGACGAGGAGTTCGAGGCGGTCTACCGCTACCTGCTCAAGCGGAACCGCCGCCTGTACGGGGTGGCGTACACCTTGGACAACGCGGGTGACATCTATTTGATCGGCCGGATCTCGGCCGACGCGGTGACTCAGGATGAAGTGGACCGCGTGCTCGGTCAGGTCCTCGAGGCGGCGGACGGCGACTTCAATCAGATCCTCGAGATCGGCTTTCTGACGTCGATCAAACGTGAATGGGCGTGGCGCACCGCGCGCGGCGAGCCGATGAAGAACCTCGAGGCGTTCGCTCACCTCATCGATCCCGACGATCTCCCCGAGATCGCTCCCCTCGACGGCTGA